From a region of the Salarias fasciatus chromosome 6, fSalaFa1.1, whole genome shotgun sequence genome:
- the sh3d19 gene encoding SH3 domain-containing protein 19, which translates to MNNGHSQRNIKARIQAFESQAGTEEDHVYEVIKPQPQPRPRTGINKPPVAAKPSVALKPQLSQSEDDINHNNQNIPNADAPQNSTAVPRPQPPKKPAGFSIKEELETLHSKGALPNGSRHPVLTRANRIDEDDSQPFQPPPPTKAVKEPLKPNLNINNHNSASTFRGVEYGDSPIQASFQPQRSEESNGAPFSRESITKRPTTIRVPSRTGSISSNVQDNAPPLPSQRPVGSLVNHRQSLSFQDTSSHAGTQPSLPPRRHTVKKPPPPRPPPAKAGPGRPPAPNLHAIGRSQSAPWETSPAPQVQRSHMKGPVLPPRPNPGHRLYNKYTLQLPHGIASLDYNGSNTGELSFQKNDVLLLLDETDHDHFECQVGETRGRVHKSRLKVITPLDVSPSQGAGAAASGGDGYGLKVQAVHDFSPEGPGELGLRAGDVVTMVEQVDSEWYKGTCRGSAGFFPINYVKVLSNSPRPLPERKPRPLPAPVSGPRCVARFDFEGEHSDELSFSEGDVIQLKEYMGQEWARGQIGGTVGIFPLNFVEIVEDLPPAPSQQQPGRIALPGMVAATPSAQPEVSRPAQEPESSVEWAVAQYDYTGKSDGDLSFKEGDCILITQHVNAEWSCGRLNGREGMFPTSFVKTKAAHQLSNNQQNEATRGGRARALYSYTSDCDEELSLQVGDIITNLESVDDEWYLGDLRGKRAMVPKNYVQMLV; encoded by the exons ATGAACAACGGCCACAGTCAGCGCAACATCAAGGCCAGGATCCAGGCCTTCGAGAGCCAGGCTGGCACTGAGGAGGATCACGTGTACGAAGTCATCAAGCCACAACCGCAGCCTCGGCCCAGGACGGGCATTAACAAACCGCCAGTGGCCGCCAAGCCCTCCGTAGCTCTCAAGCCTCAGTTGAGCCAAAGCGAAGATGATATCAATCACAACAATCAAAACATACCAAATGCAGACGCGCCACAGAACTCCACAGCAGTCCCCAGACCTCAGCCCCCAAAGAAACCCGCCGGATTCTCAAtcaaggaggagctggagacctTACACAGCAAAGGAGCCCTCCCCAACGGGTCACGTCACCCCGTGCTGACCAGGGCCAACAGGATCGATGAGGACGACTCGCAGCCTTTTCAGCCACCGCCTCCAACTAAAGCTGTGAAGGAACCACTGAAGCCGAACCTGAATATCAACAACCACAATTCAGCCTCCACCTTCAGAGGGGTCGAGTACGGGGACAGTCCAA TTCAGGCATCTTTCCAGCCTCAGCGGAGCGAGGAGAGCAACGGAGCTCCTTTCTCCAGAGAAAGTATCACTAAAAGGCCGACCACCATCAGAGTTCCCAGCAGAACTGGTTCTA TATCAAGTAACGTTCAGGACAAtgctcctcctctgccttctcAGAGGCCTGTGGGCTCTCTGGTCAACCACAGACAAAGTCTTTCCTTCCAG GACACCTCCTCTCACGCTGGTACACAACCATCATTACCACCCCG GAGACACACTGTGAAAAAACCTCCCCCACCTCGTCCGCCGCCAGCCAAAGCAGGTCCTGGGAGACCCCCAGCTCCAAACCTTCATGCCATAGGTCGGTCCCAGTCGGCACCATGGGAGACTTCACCTGCACCTCAGGTGCAGAGGTCCCATATGAAAGGACCCGTCTTACCTCCGAGGCCCAACCCAGGACACCGTCTCTACAACAAATACAcc CTTCAGCTTCCCCATGGGATCGCATCCCTTGACTACAATGGAAGCAATACAGGAGAACTCTCATTTCAG AAGAACGatgtgcttctgctgctggatgagACTGACCACGATCACTTTGAATGCCAAGTTGGAGAAACGAGAGGTAGAGTCCACAAGTCTCGTCTGAAGGTCATAACTCCACTGGACGTGTCACCATCGCAG GGTGCCGGTGCGGCTGCTTCAGGTGGAGACGGTTATGGACTGAAGGTGCAGGCTGTGCATGACTTCTCTCCTG AGGGTCCTGGAGAGCTGGGTCTCCGGGCAGGAGATGTTGTGACcatggtggagcaggtggacaGTGAGTGGTACAAAGGCACCTGCAGGGGATCTGCAGGTTTCTTTCCCATCAATTATGTCAAAGTCTTG TCAAATTCGCCCAGACCCCTCCCCGAAAGAAAACCAAGACCATTACCTGCTCCGGTCAG TGGTCCGAGGTGTGTGGCCCGGTTCGACTTTGAGGGGGAGCACAGTGACGAACTGTCGTTCTCTGAGGGGGACGTCATCCAGCTGAAGGAGTACATGGGACAGGAGTGGGCTCGGGGACAGATCGGCGGCACCGTCGGCATCTTTCCCCTCAACTTTGTGGAGATTGTTGAAGATCTGCCTCCAGCCCCgagtcagcagcagcctggcagGATAGCACTGCCTG GCATGGTTGCAGCTACTCCCAGTGCACAGCCTGAGGTCTCCAGGCCTGCTCAG GAGCCTGAATCCAGCGTGGAGTGGGCCGTGGCTCAGTACGACTACACCGGGAAGTCAGACGGCGACCTGTCCTTCAAAGAGGGTGACTGCATCCTCATCACTCAGCACGTCAACGCCGAGTGGAGCTGTGGCAGACTCAACGGCAGGGAGGGCATGTTCCCCACCAGTTTTGTGAAGACTAAAGCag CCCATCAGTTGTCCAATAACCAGCAGAATGAAGCCACTCGAGGCGGAAGAGCCAGGGCGCTGTACAGCTACACATCAGACTGTGATGAGGAGCTCTCTCTGCAG GTCGGGGATATTATAACCAACCTGGAGTCCGTTGACGATGAGTGGTATTTGGGGGATTTGAGAGGAAAACGGGCCATGGTCCCTAAAAACTACGTGCAGATGCTGGTGTAA
- the rps3a gene encoding small ribosomal subunit protein eS1, whose translation MAVGKNKRLTKGGKKGAKKKIVDPFSKKDWYDVKAPAMFNIRNLGKTLVTRTQGTRIASDGLKGRVFEVSLADLQNDEVAFRKFKLITEDVQGKNCLTNFHGMDLTRDKMCSMVKKWQTMIEAHVDVKTTDGYLLRLFCVGFTKKRTNQIRKTSYAQHQQVRQIRKKMMEIMTREVQTNDLKEVVNKLIPDSVGKDIEKACQSIYPLHDVYVRKVKMLKKPKFELGKLMELHGEGGAGGAAKASGDDTGAKVERADGYEPPIQETV comes from the exons ATGGCAGTCGGCAAGAATAAGAGGCTGACTAAAGGCGGCAAAAAAGGTGCCAAAAAGAAGAT TGTGGACCCTTTTTCCAAGAAGGACTGGTATGATGTCAAGGCACCAGCCATGTTCAACATCCGCAATCTTGGCAAGACCTTGGTCACCAGGACTCAGGGAACCA GAATTGCCTCTGATGGTCTGAAGGGACGCGTGTTTGAAGTGAGCCTCGCTGACCTGCAGAACGACGAGGTTGCTTTCCGCAAGTTCAAGCTCATCACCGAGGATGTCCAGGGCAAGAACTGCCTCACCAACTTCCACGGCATGGACCTGACGCGCGACAAGATGTGCTCCATGGTCAAGAAGTGGCAG ACAATGATTGAAGCCCATGTGGATGTGAAGACCACTGATGGCTATCTTCTGCGTCTTTTCTGCGTGGGCTTCACAAAGAAGCGCACCAACCAAATCAGGAAGACCTCGTACGCCCAGCACCAGCAGGTCCGCCAGATCCGCAAGAAGATGATGGAGATCATGACCCGCGAGGTTCAGACCAACGACCTGAAGGAAGTCGTCAACAAGCT GATCCCTGACAGTGTAGGCAAGGACATCGAAAAGGCCTGCCAGTCCATCTACCCTCTACACGACGTCTACGTTCGCAAGGTCAAGATGCTTAAGAAGCCCAAGTTTGAGT TGGGCAAGCTGATGGAGCTCCACGGGGAGGGTGGTGCCGGTGGCGCCGCCAAAGCATCCGGTGACGACACCGGCGCAAAGGTGGAGAGGGCTGACGGCTACGAGCCCCCGATCCAGGAGACCGTCTAG